In Carnobacterium sp. CP1, the following are encoded in one genomic region:
- the trpA gene encoding tryptophan synthase subunit alpha, translating to MSRIAAAFKNKKAFIPFITAGDPTIATTKRVIRKAVDAGASLIEIGIPFSDPVAEGPAIQQADERALSNGINVDDIFQMVQDLREDITTPFVLMTYLNPVFVYGVDKFMARCQEVGVDGIIVPDMPFEEKHVISGACRQYGVEHISMIAPSSDERIHKIAKEATGFLYVVSSLGVTGVRSNISTNIADIIKKVREVSDIPCAIGFGISTPEQAKEISQAADGVIVGSAIVNIIAEKGTESPDAVHQYINSMVMAMGDDLKMHV from the coding sequence ATGAGTAGAATAGCAGCAGCATTTAAAAATAAGAAAGCCTTTATTCCTTTTATTACAGCTGGAGATCCCACGATCGCTACCACTAAACGGGTCATTCGAAAAGCTGTAGACGCCGGCGCAAGCCTCATTGAAATCGGCATCCCTTTTTCTGACCCTGTAGCTGAAGGTCCTGCCATCCAACAAGCGGACGAACGGGCACTATCAAATGGCATCAATGTGGATGATATTTTTCAAATGGTGCAGGATTTGCGCGAAGACATCACAACACCATTTGTCTTGATGACTTATCTCAATCCCGTTTTTGTGTATGGCGTGGATAAATTTATGGCCCGCTGCCAAGAAGTTGGAGTGGACGGGATCATCGTTCCAGACATGCCCTTCGAGGAAAAACACGTCATTTCTGGTGCTTGCAGACAATACGGTGTTGAGCACATCTCTATGATCGCTCCTTCTTCTGATGAAAGAATCCATAAAATCGCCAAAGAAGCTACGGGATTTTTATACGTCGTTTCTTCTCTTGGAGTAACAGGAGTCCGCAGCAATATCAGCACCAATATCGCAGACATCATCAAAAAAGTTAGAGAAGTCAGTGACATTCCTTGTGCCATTGGCTTTGGCATCTCCACCCCCGAACAAGCAAAAGAGATTTCTCAAGCAGCAGATGGCGTGATCGTTGGAAGTGCAATCGTCAATATTATCGCAGAAAAAGGAACAGAATCTCCAGATGCTGTTCATCAATACATTAACAGTATGGTAATGGCTATGGGAGATGATTTGAAAATGCACGTTTGA
- a CDS encoding glucosamine-6-phosphate deaminase, protein MQTIFVKDYDEMSKKAFEVLKEVIEENKEPVLSLNTGGTPRGLFKYLVEGINNGLDISNATIFNLDEYVGPKNAVYTVRTYMYENLFNLIQNQPKQAYLIDGETANPDQEIERYKELLSQNKRDIQILGLGTNGHIGANEPGTPFDSTMFLAEHEESTVQSTMKEYGITREEAPTEMFTLGFSEILDAEKVLLLVSGAHKAEAVKAFLEGEITPDCPVTALRNHDNVIVIIDEAAASLLEK, encoded by the coding sequence ATGCAAACAATTTTTGTAAAAGATTATGATGAAATGTCAAAGAAAGCTTTTGAAGTATTGAAAGAAGTTATTGAAGAAAACAAAGAACCGGTACTTTCTTTAAATACAGGAGGCACTCCTAGAGGGTTATTTAAGTATTTAGTAGAAGGGATAAACAATGGCCTAGATATCAGCAATGCTACCATCTTTAATCTAGATGAGTATGTAGGTCCAAAAAATGCTGTGTACACTGTTCGGACCTATATGTATGAAAACCTTTTTAATTTAATTCAAAACCAACCCAAACAGGCATACTTGATTGATGGAGAAACAGCAAACCCTGATCAAGAGATTGAACGATACAAAGAGCTTCTTTCCCAAAACAAAAGAGATATCCAAATACTAGGTCTTGGAACAAACGGACATATTGGGGCAAACGAACCAGGAACGCCATTTGATTCAACCATGTTTTTAGCTGAACACGAAGAATCGACTGTACAAAGCACGATGAAAGAATACGGCATTACTAGAGAAGAAGCACCGACTGAAATGTTTACATTAGGATTTTCAGAAATTTTAGATGCTGAGAAGGTACTGTTGTTAGTTTCAGGTGCACATAAAGCTGAAGCAGTCAAAGCGTTCTTAGAAGGCGAGATTACTCCAGATTGTCCTGTTACAGCTTTAAGAAATCACGATAATGTTATTGTTATCATCGATGAAGCTGCTGCTTCATTATTAGAAAAGTAA
- a CDS encoding PTS transporter subunit EIIC codes for MRTQIQKLGKTLMGPLSIIVASGLLLGIVSILQNPAIVGEGLANAYAIQTFIGGAQAIVSTMFGLLPILFAISVATGMAKEDKEIAGFSVVIGFILFHVVINYLLQLNNITAENTSIEYLTSQGLSDIRAVEFGSVYETMLGVFTYRMGVFGGIVVGLWTAFIHNRYHTKQLPIAFSFFSGNRFVPIVIILTIPFLSIISYFVWPFFNIAINGLGSLIGQSGAFGSFIYGFSERLLIPTGLHHVLNQLIRFTPLGGTAMVDGETISGALSIFNAEMASPNMNLVVLRQSTRFLTQGYHPFMLFGLPGACYAMYKTAYLEQRPKIKGMLFAAALTSFVTGITEPIEFAFIFISPILWVFHAFMSGLSFLLMTLMNVAVGNAGGGMIDLTIFGILQGTYTRWYLCVAVGLVYAVVYYFVFKYVIERFDVKTPGRTNVADETEEDAVVVSNDNLGASILSALGGKENVVEIDNCISRLRLVLKDTSIVNERLLASTGSMGLVKINQNNIQVVYGGKVEKAAQSLKQEIKAQK; via the coding sequence ATGAGAACACAAATTCAAAAATTAGGAAAAACGTTGATGGGCCCGCTATCCATCATTGTAGCATCAGGGTTATTATTAGGCATCGTATCTATTCTGCAAAATCCAGCCATTGTTGGTGAAGGACTAGCTAATGCATATGCGATTCAAACATTTATAGGCGGAGCTCAAGCCATTGTGTCTACCATGTTTGGGTTGCTGCCAATTTTATTTGCTATTTCTGTTGCGACAGGTATGGCGAAAGAAGACAAAGAAATTGCTGGTTTTTCAGTGGTTATCGGATTTATTCTATTTCATGTAGTCATCAATTATTTGTTGCAGCTCAATAACATTACTGCAGAAAATACTTCTATTGAATACTTAACTAGTCAAGGCTTGAGCGACATACGTGCAGTAGAATTCGGTAGTGTCTATGAGACCATGTTAGGTGTCTTCACTTATCGGATGGGTGTTTTTGGCGGTATTGTAGTCGGTCTTTGGACAGCATTTATCCATAATCGGTATCATACAAAACAATTGCCTATAGCATTTAGTTTCTTTAGTGGAAATCGTTTTGTACCGATCGTCATTATTCTAACGATTCCGTTTCTTTCTATTATTTCTTATTTCGTATGGCCGTTCTTTAACATAGCAATCAATGGCTTAGGTAGTTTAATTGGGCAATCAGGTGCTTTTGGTTCCTTCATCTATGGTTTTTCAGAACGCTTATTGATTCCAACTGGGTTGCACCATGTGTTAAACCAATTGATTCGTTTCACACCACTTGGAGGAACAGCTATGGTTGATGGAGAAACAATTTCAGGAGCACTATCTATTTTTAACGCTGAAATGGCTTCGCCAAATATGAATTTAGTTGTATTACGGCAATCAACGAGATTCTTAACACAAGGGTATCACCCTTTTATGTTATTCGGTTTGCCTGGAGCATGTTATGCAATGTATAAAACAGCTTATCTAGAACAACGTCCGAAAATTAAAGGAATGCTCTTTGCTGCTGCATTGACTTCTTTTGTAACCGGTATAACGGAACCAATTGAATTCGCCTTTATTTTCATATCTCCAATTCTTTGGGTATTCCATGCCTTTATGTCAGGTCTGTCCTTCTTATTAATGACATTGATGAATGTCGCTGTAGGGAACGCCGGCGGAGGTATGATTGATTTAACGATTTTCGGTATTTTGCAAGGCACTTACACCAGGTGGTATTTATGTGTGGCAGTAGGTCTAGTTTATGCAGTTGTGTATTATTTTGTATTTAAATATGTGATTGAACGCTTTGATGTGAAAACTCCAGGTAGAACAAACGTTGCTGACGAAACTGAAGAGGATGCAGTCGTGGTATCAAATGATAATTTAGGAGCAAGTATTTTAAGCGCTCTAGGGGGCAAAGAAAACGTTGTTGAAATTGATAACTGTATCTCACGTTTACGTTTAGTACTAAAAGACACTTCTATCGTAAATGAACGGTTGTTAGCATCGACAGGGTCTATGGGATTAGTCAAGATCAACCAAAATAATATCCAAGTCGTTTATGGCGGGAAAGTGGAAAAAGCAGCTCAATCGCTAAAACAAGAGATAAAAGCACAAAAATAA
- a CDS encoding MurR/RpiR family transcriptional regulator, producing the protein MRLEQLINKYYDSLNENDLYVISFISQNLELCGDKTVSEIAQYSNVSASTIIRMVKKLGFKGYSEFRYFLKEEIKSMENTKVSSNDYFNSSTVLEDVKATIRLFEQDKSAEKIYELMVSSKRIFAYGTGYGQGLMLSEFSRCLMNSNIHLIIIPSKVELELIAQSITSDDLLFIIGLSGNVDSIEPVLKSISLKGTPMVSVTVFSRNTLSYLTDYNLYYQVSNMNKTSNLNNTSFCTLNLVLSLLYEGFINYSKDHPQSFLQEE; encoded by the coding sequence ATGAGATTAGAGCAGCTTATTAATAAGTACTACGATTCGCTAAATGAAAACGATTTATATGTCATCAGCTTCATTAGCCAAAACCTTGAATTATGCGGCGACAAAACGGTGTCTGAAATTGCTCAGTACTCGAATGTTTCAGCTTCAACGATTATTCGTATGGTTAAAAAACTTGGATTTAAAGGGTATAGCGAATTTCGCTACTTTTTAAAAGAAGAAATTAAAAGTATGGAAAATACTAAAGTTTCCAGCAACGATTATTTTAACTCTTCCACTGTATTAGAAGATGTCAAAGCTACTATCCGCCTATTTGAGCAAGATAAAAGTGCTGAAAAAATTTATGAATTAATGGTCAGTTCTAAACGGATTTTTGCTTATGGTACAGGTTATGGACAAGGATTGATGTTGAGCGAATTTTCAAGGTGCTTGATGAACAGTAACATTCATTTGATCATTATCCCTAGCAAGGTAGAACTGGAATTAATCGCTCAAAGTATCACATCAGATGACCTATTGTTTATTATAGGATTGTCAGGAAATGTAGATTCTATAGAACCAGTGCTTAAAAGCATCTCGCTTAAAGGAACGCCGATGGTTTCAGTGACAGTTTTTTCAAGGAACACACTATCCTACCTGACAGATTATAATCTTTATTATCAAGTATCAAATATGAACAAAACCAGTAATTTAAACAACACTTCTTTTTGTACATTGAATTTGGTTTTAAGTTTGTTGTATGAAGGATTCATTAATTACAGTAAAGATCATCCACAGTCTTTCCTGCAAGAAGAGTAA
- a CDS encoding M20 family metallo-hydrolase, translating to MLETNLERIIDNIETLATFNATPGNGVTRSAYSKEDQQAKEYLINEMKKLGLTIWEDGFSTLFGRKEGKLKDAPVVMIGSHYDSVVNGGAFDGAAGVVSALETMRVLLENNIENDYPIELILMNAEEGETFGPGTGVSNSRAMVGTMTELELKTVKNRHGQTKLEAMKEYGLDPDLESAKRAPKSIKNFVELHIEQGPILEKDNVDVGLIEYLPGIGRYKMRFHGELEDSTAPMDKRKDALVAASKFVIAVNDIMKGLGSGIAGTVGALDISPNSNQFIPDYVQALVEIRTFDKAILDSTDLKEEFQRILAGIEAETGVQTELLEMARIGYPNPTPPSMMDAENVDKMKGICDTLGYSHAIINNGTGHDAMIMTDFAPTNMIYVPSKEGVSHHPDEWTDYADLKKGADVLLNLTMDICMENKETEF from the coding sequence ATGTTGGAAACAAATTTAGAGCGAATTATTGATAATATCGAAACCCTAGCTACCTTTAATGCCACACCTGGAAATGGAGTCACCCGGTCCGCTTATTCAAAAGAAGATCAGCAAGCTAAAGAGTATTTAATTAATGAAATGAAAAAGCTTGGATTAACTATTTGGGAAGACGGCTTCTCAACTTTATTTGGACGCAAAGAAGGAAAATTAAAAGATGCGCCGGTTGTTATGATTGGTTCTCATTATGATTCTGTTGTTAATGGCGGTGCTTTCGATGGAGCAGCTGGTGTAGTTTCTGCATTAGAAACCATGCGTGTTTTATTGGAAAATAATATCGAAAACGATTATCCAATTGAATTGATTTTAATGAATGCAGAAGAAGGCGAAACTTTTGGACCGGGAACAGGTGTATCCAACTCACGTGCTATGGTGGGAACGATGACTGAACTGGAACTTAAGACGGTTAAAAACCGTCATGGACAAACGAAGTTAGAGGCGATGAAAGAATACGGACTAGATCCTGATTTAGAAAGTGCTAAAAGAGCGCCAAAATCAATTAAGAATTTCGTAGAATTGCACATTGAACAAGGGCCAATTTTAGAAAAAGATAACGTTGATGTTGGCTTAATTGAGTATTTACCAGGTATAGGCCGCTATAAGATGAGATTTCATGGAGAATTAGAGGATTCTACAGCTCCAATGGACAAACGCAAAGATGCGTTAGTAGCAGCTTCAAAATTCGTTATTGCTGTTAACGATATTATGAAAGGACTAGGATCAGGAATTGCTGGTACAGTTGGTGCCTTGGACATTTCTCCAAATTCTAATCAATTTATTCCAGATTATGTACAAGCATTAGTTGAAATCAGAACATTTGATAAAGCAATTCTCGATAGCACTGATTTGAAGGAAGAATTCCAGAGAATTTTAGCAGGTATCGAAGCAGAAACGGGTGTTCAAACTGAATTACTGGAAATGGCTCGTATTGGCTACCCTAACCCAACCCCGCCAAGTATGATGGATGCTGAAAATGTAGATAAAATGAAAGGGATCTGCGACACATTAGGTTATTCGCATGCTATTATTAATAATGGAACGGGACATGATGCTATGATCATGACTGATTTTGCACCTACAAATATGATTTATGTTCCAAGTAAAGAAGGTGTTTCTCATCATCCAGATGAATGGACAGATTATGCTGACTTGAAAAAAGGAGCAGATGTGTTGTTAAACTTGACGATGGATATTTGTATGGAAAATAAAGAAACAGAATTTTAA
- a CDS encoding D-serine ammonia-lyase, with translation MSEQIIAGKTLGNWEEEIPVLKNIMETESVFWINRFKSDFATASKKVELSKADVDDAEERLARFASFIVTAFPETEKTKGIIESKITAIPTMKAELEQYYDTIIEGKLLLKRDDTLPIAGTIKARGAIYEVLKHAETLALEEGLLKSIDEDYIIFASDEFREFFAKHKIMVGTTGNLGISVGIMGAKLGFEVTVHMSVEAKQWKKDLLRSHGVTVIEHNTNFTKAVENGRMQSDQDPTCYFVDDEHSMDLFLGYTVAGNRLKKQLDEQRVKVDEDHPLFVYLPCGIGGSPGGITFGLKQVYGDNVHCFFSEPTHMPSMMLGLITDEYDEVSIDDFDIDGKTGMDGLAVPRTSGFVSKLMKNFFDGGFTLQEKEAQHFLTAMIDKEGIGLEPAALAGVPGAARLFSTTEGKCYLSEKGLTEKMGQATHIAWATGGSMVPKEDMKEFYRQGLKKSDVLS, from the coding sequence ATGAGTGAACAAATTATTGCAGGTAAAACATTGGGAAATTGGGAAGAAGAAATACCAGTATTAAAAAACATCATGGAGACAGAGAGTGTTTTTTGGATCAATCGTTTCAAAAGCGATTTTGCAACGGCCTCAAAGAAAGTGGAACTTTCCAAAGCTGATGTAGACGATGCTGAAGAACGTTTAGCACGCTTTGCTTCCTTTATAGTAACTGCATTTCCAGAGACAGAAAAAACAAAAGGAATCATTGAATCGAAAATAACTGCTATACCGACAATGAAGGCAGAACTTGAACAATATTACGATACGATTATTGAAGGAAAACTACTATTGAAACGTGATGACACATTGCCGATTGCAGGCACGATCAAAGCAAGAGGGGCAATCTACGAAGTATTAAAACATGCAGAAACACTTGCGTTAGAAGAAGGTTTGCTGAAAAGCATCGATGAAGACTATATAATTTTCGCAAGCGATGAGTTTCGTGAGTTTTTTGCTAAACATAAAATCATGGTAGGAACTACTGGAAACCTAGGTATTAGTGTAGGGATAATGGGAGCAAAATTGGGATTTGAAGTTACTGTTCATATGTCTGTAGAAGCTAAGCAATGGAAAAAAGATTTATTAAGATCCCATGGTGTTACGGTAATTGAGCACAATACAAATTTTACAAAAGCAGTGGAAAATGGAAGGATGCAATCAGACCAAGATCCGACGTGTTACTTTGTTGATGACGAACATTCCATGGACCTGTTTTTAGGATATACAGTAGCTGGTAATCGTCTAAAAAAACAATTAGATGAACAAAGGGTGAAAGTTGATGAAGACCATCCATTATTTGTGTATTTGCCATGCGGAATCGGGGGCAGCCCAGGAGGTATTACATTCGGATTAAAACAAGTTTATGGAGATAATGTTCATTGTTTCTTCTCAGAACCAACACATATGCCTTCAATGATGCTAGGGTTGATTACAGATGAGTATGATGAAGTATCAATAGACGACTTTGATATTGATGGCAAAACTGGAATGGATGGATTAGCGGTTCCACGAACGTCCGGTTTTGTTTCAAAGTTAATGAAAAATTTCTTTGATGGCGGTTTTACATTGCAAGAAAAAGAAGCTCAGCATTTCTTGACAGCCATGATAGATAAAGAAGGTATTGGCTTAGAACCAGCAGCTTTAGCTGGTGTTCCAGGGGCTGCTCGTTTATTTAGTACAACAGAAGGGAAATGTTATCTGTCCGAAAAAGGATTAACTGAAAAGATGGGCCAAGCAACACATATTGCCTGGGCTACAGGAGGAAGTATGGTTCCTAAAGAGGATATGAAAGAGTTTTATAGACAAGGTTTAAAGAAAAGTGATGTTTTAAGCTAA
- the serS gene encoding serine--tRNA ligase, with product MLDINKIRTNEDYYHKRMMDRGIEKEVIEDIIDLDKNRRTKLKEVERLRSEKNADNKRIQQLQKEEIHADKVIYDTKEKNKEIKKLQEQLTKIEKKLYELLITLPNIADDSVPLGDDEQENKEIRVRGERKNFEFEPLPHYELGENLGILDFVRGSKVSGNRFVYYKGIGARLERAVYNFMLDLHTRNHGYTEVIPPYLVKESAMFGTGQFPKFKEDVFSIENENLVLIPTAEVPLTNYYANEIIEYEKLPIYFTALSPSFRSEAGSAGRDTRGLIRMHQFHKVEMVKFTDKESSFEELEKMTHDAEEVLQVLGLSYRTIVLCTGDMGFSATKTYDIEVWFPSQNTYREISSCSNCLDFQARRAKIRYRDQKGKSEYAHTLNGSGLAVGRTVAAILENYQQADGSILIPTALIPYMDGIEVIR from the coding sequence GTGCTGGATATCAATAAAATCAGAACAAACGAAGATTACTATCATAAACGGATGATGGACAGAGGGATAGAAAAAGAAGTAATCGAGGACATAATAGATTTAGATAAAAATCGCAGAACTAAACTAAAAGAAGTTGAACGGTTGAGAAGCGAAAAAAATGCGGATAACAAAAGGATTCAGCAGTTGCAGAAAGAAGAGATCCATGCTGATAAAGTAATTTATGATACAAAAGAAAAAAATAAAGAAATCAAAAAGTTACAAGAACAACTAACGAAAATTGAAAAAAAGTTGTATGAACTTCTTATCACACTTCCGAATATAGCAGATGATAGTGTCCCTTTGGGAGACGATGAACAAGAAAATAAAGAAATACGTGTTAGAGGTGAGAGAAAAAACTTTGAATTTGAGCCGCTGCCTCATTACGAATTGGGAGAAAATCTAGGAATTCTTGATTTTGTAAGAGGATCGAAAGTTTCAGGTAATCGGTTTGTGTATTACAAAGGAATAGGAGCTAGGCTGGAAAGAGCTGTTTATAATTTTATGCTAGATTTACACACTAGGAACCATGGGTATACAGAAGTCATTCCTCCTTACTTAGTGAAAGAATCAGCGATGTTTGGTACAGGACAGTTTCCTAAATTCAAGGAAGATGTTTTTAGTATCGAAAATGAAAACTTAGTATTGATTCCAACTGCAGAGGTTCCGTTAACGAACTATTATGCTAATGAAATCATTGAATACGAAAAGCTGCCTATTTACTTTACAGCATTAAGTCCTTCATTTCGTTCAGAAGCTGGAAGTGCTGGAAGAGATACACGCGGTTTGATTCGGATGCATCAATTTCATAAAGTCGAAATGGTCAAGTTTACAGATAAAGAATCTTCTTTTGAAGAATTAGAAAAGATGACTCATGATGCTGAAGAAGTGCTGCAGGTATTAGGACTCTCATATAGAACTATTGTATTGTGTACAGGAGATATGGGCTTTTCTGCCACAAAAACTTATGATATAGAAGTTTGGTTTCCTTCGCAAAATACTTATCGAGAAATCTCTTCTTGTTCCAATTGTTTAGATTTTCAGGCACGAAGAGCTAAAATTCGATATCGGGATCAAAAAGGAAAAAGCGAGTATGCCCATACTTTAAACGGATCTGGATTAGCAGTAGGAAGAACAGTGGCTGCTATTTTAGAAAATTATCAACAGGCAGATGGCAGTATTCTTATTCCAACAGCTTTGATTCCATATATGGATGGCATTGAAGTAATTCGATGA
- a CDS encoding PTS sugar transporter subunit IIC has translation MDILLGTVLLLAVLSFFTIFNYKAPHGSKAMGALANAACASFLVEAFHYAFFGNVLNLKFLGEVGAANGSLGGVAAAILVPLALGVSPVYAVLVGLSLSGMGILPGFIAGYLISFVIKKMEEKIPGGLDLIVIIVIGAPLARLIGAISSPLVDATLLQIGEILTSTANSSPIMMGIILGGIITVVATAPLSSMALTAMLGLTGVPMAIGALAVFGSSFMNYVLFSRMKFGSKKDTISVAIEPLTQADIISANPLPVYGTNFIGGAASGIIVALMGLVNNTPGTATPIAGFAVMFAYNPAGKVLITALGCIIVSVASGYLGSYIFKNTKIVTAEEVRTGGGLAKKKAIEVIT, from the coding sequence ATGGATATTTTACTTGGAACGGTTTTATTATTAGCAGTACTGTCTTTTTTCACGATATTCAATTACAAAGCACCACATGGATCAAAAGCAATGGGAGCATTGGCTAACGCAGCTTGTGCAAGTTTTTTAGTGGAAGCCTTTCACTACGCTTTTTTTGGAAATGTGTTGAATTTAAAATTCTTAGGGGAAGTAGGTGCTGCTAATGGAAGCCTTGGCGGTGTAGCAGCAGCAATATTAGTTCCTTTAGCTTTAGGAGTTTCTCCAGTGTATGCTGTTTTAGTAGGACTTTCTTTATCAGGTATGGGAATATTACCTGGTTTTATCGCTGGTTATCTTATCTCTTTTGTTATTAAGAAGATGGAAGAAAAGATACCTGGTGGATTAGATTTAATCGTTATTATCGTGATTGGTGCTCCTTTAGCTCGTCTGATTGGAGCAATAAGTTCTCCTCTCGTAGATGCCACACTTCTTCAAATTGGTGAAATATTGACTTCTACTGCTAATTCTAGTCCTATAATGATGGGAATTATCTTAGGGGGAATTATCACAGTAGTTGCAACAGCTCCATTAAGTTCTATGGCATTAACGGCAATGTTAGGCTTAACAGGTGTTCCAATGGCTATAGGAGCATTAGCTGTATTTGGGTCATCCTTTATGAATTATGTTCTATTTAGCAGAATGAAATTTGGAAGCAAGAAAGATACCATATCTGTAGCTATAGAACCTTTAACTCAAGCAGACATTATTTCCGCTAATCCCCTTCCTGTTTATGGAACGAACTTTATTGGAGGAGCTGCAAGCGGAATTATCGTGGCACTTATGGGACTTGTAAATAATACTCCAGGTACGGCTACCCCAATTGCAGGTTTTGCAGTCATGTTCGCGTATAATCCAGCAGGAAAAGTACTGATTACTGCTTTAGGATGTATCATTGTAAGTGTAGCAAGCGGTTATCTTGGATCTTACATCTTTAAAAACACTAAAATCGTAACGGCTGAAGAAGTTAGAACAGGTGGAGGGTTAGCAAAAAAGAAAGCTATTGAAGTTATAACCTGA
- a CDS encoding RidA family protein, translated as MQTVPSAIGPYSAYRKAGNLLFTSGQLPIDPKTNQLEDNFSDQCKRSLMNIQSILEQENLKMEDIVKVTVLLKDLSYFEEVNRLFEEFFQKPYPTRTAFEVSKLPKNALIEIEAIAFLK; from the coding sequence ATGCAAACTGTGCCATCAGCAATAGGTCCTTATTCTGCTTATCGAAAAGCTGGGAATCTTCTTTTCACGTCAGGTCAATTGCCTATAGATCCTAAAACAAACCAATTAGAAGACAATTTTTCAGACCAATGTAAGAGATCTTTAATGAATATTCAATCTATTTTAGAACAAGAGAATTTGAAAATGGAAGATATTGTTAAGGTAACAGTTTTATTAAAGGACTTATCTTATTTTGAAGAAGTAAACAGGTTATTTGAAGAATTTTTTCAAAAACCTTATCCTACACGGACGGCTTTTGAAGTTTCAAAGCTTCCTAAAAACGCTCTAATTGAAATAGAAGCTATCGCGTTTTTGAAATGA
- a CDS encoding helix-turn-helix transcriptional regulator: protein MKKETFNQYVGLVCFLGKTLGPNHEIVFHVIEEEQSYIAAIENNSISGRTKNSPLTGFALELIKKKEYLKSDYVTNYKAKANGVNHIQGSTFFIKDNQGRLEGMLCINTNYTKYKTIAQDILQLINAKDDVLDSENNTINPNQLAPSTAQENSDEFVEVLSSNIKDIISDIIGPSIFDENFLLNQEAKIHIVEQLEKKGIFQLKGAVSQVAEVLNVSEPSVYRYLKIVAKTNQA from the coding sequence ATGAAAAAAGAGACATTTAATCAATATGTAGGCTTAGTTTGTTTTTTAGGTAAAACTTTAGGCCCTAATCATGAAATCGTGTTTCATGTGATAGAAGAAGAACAGTCTTATATCGCTGCCATTGAAAATAACTCTATCAGCGGAAGAACAAAAAATTCTCCGCTTACTGGTTTTGCTTTAGAATTAATAAAGAAAAAAGAATATTTGAAAAGCGACTATGTAACAAATTACAAAGCAAAAGCCAATGGCGTCAACCATATTCAAGGCTCTACCTTTTTTATTAAAGATAACCAAGGAAGATTGGAAGGAATGCTTTGCATTAATACGAACTACACAAAATACAAAACTATTGCACAGGATATCCTTCAGCTCATAAACGCAAAAGATGATGTCTTGGACAGTGAAAATAACACAATAAATCCAAACCAACTAGCCCCAAGCACTGCTCAGGAAAATAGTGATGAATTTGTAGAAGTCCTTTCCAGTAACATAAAAGACATCATTTCTGATATTATCGGTCCTTCTATTTTTGATGAAAATTTTCTTCTAAATCAAGAAGCAAAAATTCATATCGTAGAGCAGTTAGAGAAGAAAGGAATCTTCCAACTAAAGGGGGCAGTCTCCCAAGTAGCCGAAGTTTTAAATGTATCCGAGCCAAGTGTTTATCGTTACTTAAAAATTGTAGCCAAAACAAATCAAGCGTAA